The following proteins come from a genomic window of Nostoc sp. TCL26-01:
- a CDS encoding alkene reductase, with amino-acid sequence MSTNINLFSPYKLGDLELPNRIVMAPLTRQRAGEGNVPHQLNATYYTQRASAGLIIAEATQVSPQGQGYPHTPGIHSPAQVAGWQLVTEAVHQQGGKIFLQLWHVGRISHPDLQPDGTLPVAPSAIKPQGEAATYEGKKPFVTPRALDTAEIPAIVEQYRLGAANALAAGFDGVEIHAANGYLIDQFLRDGTNQRTDKYGGSIENRARLLWEVTEAVTSVWDSQRVGVRLSPSGTFNDMRDSHPLETFGYAAQALNQFNLGYLHIFEAIDADIRHGGTVVPTSHIRERYTGTLIVNGGYTREKGDTVLANQAADLVAFGVLFISNPDLPKRLAANAPLNQPDPTTFYSGGAKGYTDYPFWSVAS; translated from the coding sequence ATGTCTACAAATATCAACTTGTTCTCACCTTACAAATTAGGTGATTTAGAACTACCCAATCGGATAGTTATGGCTCCTTTGACTAGACAAAGAGCAGGTGAGGGGAATGTACCACATCAATTAAATGCTACTTACTATACTCAGCGTGCGTCAGCTGGATTGATTATTGCCGAAGCTACACAGGTTTCACCCCAAGGGCAAGGGTATCCCCATACACCGGGCATTCATTCACCAGCACAAGTAGCAGGTTGGCAATTAGTCACGGAAGCAGTGCATCAACAAGGTGGCAAAATTTTTCTGCAACTGTGGCACGTTGGTAGAATTTCTCACCCTGACTTACAACCGGATGGAACATTACCTGTAGCACCTTCTGCCATTAAACCCCAAGGTGAAGCAGCAACTTATGAAGGCAAAAAACCCTTCGTGACACCCCGCGCTTTGGATACTGCTGAAATTCCAGCCATTGTAGAACAATATCGGCTAGGGGCTGCCAATGCTTTAGCCGCAGGATTTGACGGTGTAGAAATTCATGCTGCCAATGGTTATTTAATAGACCAGTTTCTCAGGGATGGTACGAATCAACGTACAGATAAGTATGGTGGTTCTATTGAAAATCGCGCTCGATTGTTATGGGAAGTGACTGAAGCGGTGACAAGTGTGTGGGATTCCCAACGAGTAGGAGTCAGACTATCTCCTAGTGGAACCTTTAACGATATGCGTGATTCCCATCCTTTAGAAACTTTTGGTTACGCGGCTCAAGCACTCAATCAATTTAATTTAGGATATCTACACATCTTTGAAGCCATAGACGCAGATATCAGACATGGTGGAACAGTTGTTCCTACTAGTCATATCAGGGAACGTTATACAGGTACACTAATTGTCAATGGTGGTTACACCCGTGAAAAAGGTGATACAGTACTGGCAAATCAAGCCGCAGATTTAGTTGCTTTTGGTGTTCTATTTATCTCGAACCCAGATTTACCAAAACGCTTGGCTGCCAATGCACCATTAAATCAACCAGATCCCACAACATTTTATAGTGGTGGAGCAAAGGGTTATACAGATTATCCTTTTTGGTCGGTGGCTAGTTAG
- a CDS encoding nitroreductase family protein, producing the protein MSTITKTQPLDVPSAIVQRRSIKTFKTDPIAPDLLKQLVELTVAAPSSFNVQAWRIILVQDEAKRAALAAAAWNQKQVAEAPVTFVFAADANAGEKDLTPIFEIALENKAWNEGTVNYFKSSIPQFQAGLGDKRREYAIKDAIIASTHLVLAAESLGLSTCFMNGWIEDKVKEVIGAADEPDLAIAVLVPVGYAAEPRLNPGRLPLSHNVFVDTIHNPYPG; encoded by the coding sequence ATGAGTACAATCACTAAAACTCAACCTCTAGATGTACCGAGTGCTATAGTTCAGCGTCGTTCCATTAAAACTTTTAAAACAGATCCCATCGCCCCAGATTTACTCAAGCAGTTAGTGGAGTTAACCGTAGCTGCACCTAGTAGCTTTAATGTTCAAGCTTGGCGGATAATTCTGGTTCAAGATGAGGCGAAAAGAGCCGCCCTTGCGGCCGCCGCTTGGAACCAAAAACAAGTTGCGGAAGCGCCAGTTACCTTTGTGTTTGCCGCAGATGCCAACGCCGGGGAAAAAGACTTAACGCCGATTTTTGAAATAGCTTTAGAAAATAAAGCATGGAATGAAGGCACAGTCAATTATTTTAAAAGCTCTATCCCCCAATTTCAAGCAGGATTGGGAGACAAGCGCCGGGAATATGCGATTAAAGATGCAATTATTGCTTCTACTCATCTAGTCTTAGCCGCCGAAAGTTTGGGTTTGTCTACCTGCTTTATGAATGGCTGGATTGAAGATAAAGTTAAAGAAGTGATTGGTGCAGCAGATGAGCCTGATTTAGCGATCGCTGTCTTAGTTCCTGTAGGCTATGCAGCCGAACCCCGCTTAAATCCTGGTCGCCTGCCATTATCACACAATGTTTTTGTAGACACAATCCATAATCCTTACCCAGGATAA
- a CDS encoding class II aldolase/adducin family protein, which produces MSVFSKSQLPVFNNFEEERLHRKQRLAAAFRLFGRFGFSEGIAGHITARDPEFTDHFWVNPLGTYFGHIRVSDLILVNREGDVVKGDAQINQAAFAIHSQIHEARPDVVAAAHAHSIYGKAWSSLGRLLDPLTQDACAFYEDHALLDDYTGVILDSSEGQRLAATLGQNKAIILRNHGILTVGHTVDEAVFWYITLERSCQAQLLAEAAGKPKVIGHETARLTHSQVGAPKAGWFSFQPLYDRIVREEPDAFE; this is translated from the coding sequence ATGTCCGTATTTAGTAAATCCCAACTCCCAGTATTTAATAACTTTGAAGAAGAACGGCTACACCGCAAACAACGTTTAGCGGCTGCCTTTCGCCTATTTGGCAGGTTTGGCTTTAGTGAAGGTATAGCAGGACACATCACAGCTCGCGATCCAGAGTTTACAGATCACTTCTGGGTAAATCCACTAGGAACATACTTTGGTCATATTCGGGTATCCGACTTGATATTAGTTAATCGAGAAGGTGATGTAGTTAAAGGTGATGCTCAGATAAATCAAGCCGCTTTCGCTATTCACTCGCAGATTCATGAAGCTAGACCTGATGTTGTAGCGGCTGCTCATGCCCATTCTATTTATGGTAAAGCTTGGTCTAGCTTAGGTCGTTTACTTGACCCCCTGACTCAAGATGCTTGTGCTTTTTATGAAGACCACGCATTATTAGATGATTATACAGGTGTCATTTTAGACTCTTCGGAAGGTCAACGTTTAGCTGCAACTCTAGGGCAGAATAAAGCCATCATTTTACGTAATCATGGTATCCTGACAGTAGGACATACAGTCGATGAAGCTGTCTTTTGGTACATCACTTTAGAGCGTTCTTGTCAAGCCCAACTCTTAGCAGAAGCTGCGGGTAAACCTAAAGTGATTGGTCATGAAACTGCCCGGTTAACACACAGTCAAGTAGGCGCACCGAAGGCAGGGTGGTTTAGTTTTCAGCCACTTTACGACCGAATTGTTCGTGAAGAACCTGATGCGTTTGAATAA
- a CDS encoding serine/threonine-protein kinase has protein sequence MDTLLNNRYRVIRTLGSGGFGETFLAEDSQMPSHRRCVIKQLRPIHHNPQIYQLVQERFQREAAILEDLGGYSDQIPSLYAYFQADTQFYVVQEWIEGDTLTAKIQQQGLLSESSVREILINILPVLEYIHGKRIIHRDIKPDNIILRHRDGKPVLIDFGAVRESMGTVVNSQGLPTSSIVIGTPGYMPSEQAAGRPVYSSDLYSLGMTAIYLLTGKQPQDLETDSHSGEIIWRRHALSVSPTLAAVIDRAIAYHPRERFATAREMLEALQVGIVNFPATVAYQQPAVAPTSPVSHLQPSNTPSSPATLTNTVAVSPRAVATSAPVNQSNNQKGIVLGSIIAGSLIGTSIMIGLALNKPNQPATQNVEPVASSPVATTPATSINENTTPQTPITQQPVQTTPSQIPTSTESVVARPSPAEAVENYYDTINQGEYRSAWNLLSPSYQNNRQLHPNGYLSYLDWWGGQVQSIDVEQVSLVEANSEIATVDAQLNYSLKNGKQVPSSVRFSMLWDADNNRWVISGAK, from the coding sequence ATGGATACGCTGCTGAATAATCGCTATCGAGTGATTCGGACTTTGGGGAGTGGTGGATTTGGCGAAACTTTCTTAGCGGAAGATAGTCAAATGCCTTCTCACCGTCGCTGTGTGATTAAACAGCTCAGACCAATTCATCATAATCCCCAGATTTATCAACTAGTCCAAGAAAGATTTCAAAGAGAAGCAGCGATTTTAGAAGATTTGGGTGGTTATTCAGACCAAATTCCCAGCTTGTATGCTTATTTTCAAGCTGATACACAATTTTATGTAGTTCAAGAATGGATTGAAGGAGATACACTCACAGCCAAAATTCAGCAGCAAGGCTTGTTGAGTGAAAGCTCAGTCAGAGAAATATTAATCAATATCCTACCTGTTTTAGAATACATTCATGGCAAACGGATTATTCACCGTGATATCAAGCCAGACAATATTATTTTGCGTCATCGAGATGGTAAGCCTGTACTGATTGATTTTGGTGCAGTACGGGAATCAATGGGAACAGTGGTAAATTCCCAAGGCTTACCCACCAGTTCGATTGTCATTGGTACACCTGGATATATGCCGAGTGAGCAAGCCGCAGGTAGACCAGTGTATTCTAGTGATTTATATAGTCTAGGGATGACAGCAATTTACTTGCTGACTGGGAAACAACCCCAAGACTTAGAAACAGACTCCCACAGTGGAGAGATTATCTGGCGCAGACACGCCTTGAGTGTTAGTCCTACCTTAGCAGCTGTGATTGATCGAGCGATCGCCTATCATCCACGAGAACGCTTTGCCACTGCTAGAGAAATGCTAGAAGCCTTACAAGTCGGGATAGTCAACTTTCCCGCTACAGTTGCCTATCAGCAACCAGCCGTAGCACCGACATCGCCAGTTTCCCATCTACAACCAAGCAACACTCCATCATCTCCTGCTACCTTAACAAATACAGTTGCTGTCAGTCCCAGAGCAGTTGCTACTTCTGCACCTGTAAATCAAAGTAATAACCAGAAAGGAATTGTCCTGGGGAGTATCATTGCTGGTAGTTTGATAGGTACTTCCATCATGATTGGTTTAGCTTTGAATAAACCAAATCAACCTGCTACTCAGAATGTCGAGCCAGTAGCTAGTTCTCCAGTCGCCACCACTCCTGCAACATCAATAAACGAGAATACCACACCACAAACTCCCATCACCCAACAACCAGTACAGACTACACCATCTCAAATCCCTACCTCAACCGAGTCAGTAGTTGCTAGACCATCACCAGCAGAAGCTGTAGAGAATTATTATGACACCATTAATCAAGGTGAATATCGCTCTGCGTGGAATTTGCTATCTCCTAGCTACCAAAATAATCGACAACTCCACCCCAACGGTTACTTATCATATCTTGATTGGTGGGGCGGACAGGTGCAAAGTATAGATGTTGAGCAAGTCAGTTTGGTTGAGGCTAATTCAGAAATAGCCACAGTTGACGCTCAATTAAATTACTCATTAAAAAATGGCAAACAAGTACCGAGTTCTGTGCGTTTCTCGATGTTATGGGATGCAGACAATAATCGATGGGTAATTAGTGGTGCTAAGTAA
- a CDS encoding polysaccharide biosynthesis tyrosine autokinase produces the protein MTPPIVKRYIIAFEKYKWIGLAGFALVVAGSTVVALQPEPPTTYTASGALTYSRPPVSFSTTGSEIQQQGQELNEQVLLSDQVLASVATKVNLSPKKIGSSVAITLPRKNPRTGELESNVISLAYKDTDPKIAQTVLLELMQAMVKLSSDINTGRLRAIIEKINERIPQARSELQAAESRLELYDRRERPAILAAENGSLLGAVTNSQNQQRVIQQTITGIDAQIRSLQNKLGLNVGQSYVSSALSADPIIGNLRSQIYQTESQIALLRKDLRPEHPTMIQLQRQKQATEELLQQRAAEVIGGGGTTAPLAGSIEGIRTQSSLDPARQQLANQMVSLQTQKETLQQQLAQQFREEVQLRQEYSQIPNKQLERSRLEQAVGLKKAVYDQMQSKLTDAQTAEAETVSSFGIARPPAVSADAKKPKSVPLTLAVGGFLGLIVGGGVIFLLGALEGTLRTREDIKENLKQREVAMLGEVPLMPVDDLPPDALPVVLSLDSVYLEFYEKCRSNLRRLGGRTLKVLLVTSTSSKEGKTTSAYNLGIASARAGKRTLIIETDLRSPSKSSSLRVTPDPDATIEPLRYYASLSECIRLVPEVENLYIIPSPGPVRQSAAILESSEMRRLLEDVRERYDLVILDSSPLSVSNDPLLIQPYSDGIALVSRVNYTQENMLGEAIDQLVEAELGLLGVIINGADMLIAVPQSTESDSVTDEQRVNPESEEISVGVNQN, from the coding sequence ATGACCCCACCAATTGTTAAGCGTTATATTATTGCTTTCGAGAAGTATAAATGGATTGGATTAGCCGGCTTTGCATTGGTGGTAGCGGGGTCAACAGTTGTGGCTCTCCAACCAGAACCACCAACTACATATACAGCAAGCGGTGCGCTGACCTATTCTCGTCCTCCGGTATCATTTTCAACTACAGGTAGTGAAATTCAGCAACAAGGACAGGAATTAAACGAGCAAGTTTTACTATCAGATCAAGTGCTAGCGAGTGTAGCAACCAAGGTCAATCTTTCACCCAAAAAGATTGGTTCAAGTGTAGCAATTACACTACCGAGAAAAAATCCCCGGACGGGAGAGCTAGAGTCTAACGTCATTTCTCTAGCATATAAAGATACTGACCCCAAAATTGCTCAAACAGTCTTACTAGAACTGATGCAGGCAATGGTCAAACTGAGTAGTGATATTAATACTGGACGATTAAGGGCAATTATTGAAAAAATTAATGAACGCATCCCCCAAGCTAGATCAGAGTTACAAGCAGCAGAGTCGAGGCTAGAATTGTACGATCGCCGGGAGCGTCCAGCTATATTAGCCGCAGAAAATGGTAGTTTATTGGGTGCGGTTACCAACAGTCAAAATCAACAACGAGTGATTCAACAGACAATCACCGGCATCGATGCCCAAATTCGCAGCTTACAAAATAAATTGGGCTTAAATGTTGGGCAATCTTACGTTTCCTCAGCTTTGAGTGCTGACCCGATTATTGGCAACCTGCGATCGCAAATCTATCAAACCGAGTCACAAATCGCCCTCTTACGGAAAGATTTGCGTCCAGAACACCCAACGATGATCCAACTGCAACGCCAGAAGCAAGCTACTGAAGAATTACTCCAACAACGAGCAGCAGAAGTGATTGGTGGTGGTGGGACAACAGCACCCCTAGCGGGTAGTATTGAGGGCATCCGGACGCAAAGTAGTCTAGATCCAGCCCGTCAGCAATTAGCTAACCAAATGGTATCTTTGCAAACCCAAAAAGAAACCTTGCAACAACAGTTAGCCCAGCAATTTCGGGAAGAAGTCCAATTACGGCAAGAATATTCGCAGATACCCAACAAACAATTAGAGCGATCGCGTCTAGAACAGGCAGTAGGACTCAAGAAAGCAGTTTACGATCAAATGCAGTCCAAGTTAACTGATGCCCAAACTGCTGAGGCGGAAACAGTCAGTAGTTTCGGGATTGCTAGACCTCCCGCCGTCTCAGCTGATGCGAAAAAACCCAAGAGTGTACCTTTAACTTTGGCTGTGGGTGGTTTCCTGGGATTGATCGTTGGTGGTGGGGTAATCTTCTTATTGGGTGCTTTGGAAGGCACGCTCAGAACCAGAGAGGACATCAAAGAAAACCTCAAACAACGAGAGGTGGCAATGTTGGGAGAAGTCCCTCTCATGCCAGTGGATGATTTACCACCAGACGCATTACCTGTAGTGCTTTCTCTAGATTCTGTGTACTTAGAATTTTACGAGAAGTGCCGGAGTAATCTGCGCCGACTCGGTGGTAGAACATTGAAAGTATTATTGGTGACTAGTACTAGTAGTAAAGAAGGTAAAACAACCAGCGCTTACAACTTGGGTATAGCCTCAGCCCGTGCTGGCAAGAGAACCTTAATTATCGAGACAGATTTGCGATCGCCCTCTAAGTCTTCATCTCTGAGAGTCACACCAGACCCAGATGCCACCATTGAACCCCTACGTTACTACGCTAGCCTAAGTGAATGTATCCGCTTAGTACCGGAAGTGGAAAACCTCTACATTATCCCTAGTCCAGGGCCTGTACGTCAATCTGCCGCTATTTTAGAGTCTAGCGAAATGCGGCGACTCTTAGAAGATGTGAGGGAGCGATATGATTTAGTGATTTTAGATTCCAGTCCTTTAAGTGTATCTAACGATCCTCTGTTAATTCAACCTTATAGCGATGGTATTGCTCTGGTATCACGAGTCAACTACACTCAAGAAAATATGTTAGGTGAAGCGATCGATCAACTAGTCGAGGCAGAACTAGGATTGTTAGGGGTAATCATCAATGGTGCTGATATGCTGATTGCTGTACCTCAATCTACAGAATCCGATTCTGTAACGGATGAACAAAGAGTCAATCCAGAATCTGAAGAGATTTCTGTGGGTGTCAATCAAAATTAA
- a CDS encoding polysaccharide biosynthesis/export family protein yields the protein MFIVSSAYMRAFSALCLVSLQVGLFFTTNFQPVVAQSLPSSGESPGKFPAPPPEADVVPPGTNNETSPQFSRYLLGPGDVINVTFPRPPGAYRLGPGDVISVVVQRFPDLSFQAQINPEGNIIVPLLETVPLQGLTLPEAQTKIRSLLNRYVVDPIVVLSLSSPRPDASFQAQVNPEGNIIVPQVGNLSVQGLSLEEAQEKIRLSLSRILTDPILVVSLASPRPVQVSISGEVFKPGIYNLNASLPRIADALLVAGGSTIGADLRQVQVRRRLMDGSAISQTIDLYATLQNDGSIPSLRLQDGDALIIPRREVGTEDGYDRNLVARSSLAVPQIRVRVLNYAAGGLVTQTLPNGSTFIDALGGINLDTANVREIALVRFDPERGKAVTQKLDGKKALSGDVSQNVPLQDNDVIVVGRNLVGRITNFLSTITQPFFNVRSFLNFFENFGR from the coding sequence ATGTTCATAGTTTCCAGTGCTTATATGCGTGCATTTAGCGCCCTATGCTTAGTAAGTTTACAAGTAGGGCTTTTCTTCACTACCAATTTTCAGCCTGTTGTAGCTCAATCTTTACCATCTTCAGGAGAATCACCAGGAAAATTCCCCGCACCTCCACCAGAGGCTGATGTTGTACCGCCAGGAACAAATAACGAAACTTCTCCCCAATTTAGTCGTTATTTACTGGGGCCTGGTGATGTGATTAATGTCACATTTCCCCGTCCTCCTGGGGCTTATCGCTTGGGGCCAGGAGATGTGATTAGTGTGGTTGTCCAACGGTTTCCTGATTTGAGTTTTCAAGCGCAAATTAATCCAGAGGGTAATATTATCGTTCCGCTTTTGGAGACAGTACCACTCCAGGGTTTAACTTTGCCTGAAGCGCAAACCAAAATTCGCTCCTTGCTTAATCGTTATGTGGTTGATCCGATAGTGGTTTTGTCTTTATCCTCACCACGTCCAGATGCCAGTTTTCAAGCGCAAGTTAATCCAGAGGGTAATATCATCGTTCCCCAAGTTGGCAACTTGTCGGTACAAGGCTTGAGCTTGGAAGAAGCACAAGAAAAAATTCGCTTGAGTTTAAGTCGGATTTTGACTGACCCAATTTTAGTGGTGTCATTGGCAAGTCCCAGACCAGTACAAGTAAGTATTAGCGGCGAAGTTTTTAAACCGGGTATTTATAATCTGAATGCTTCCTTGCCCAGAATTGCTGATGCTTTGCTGGTGGCTGGGGGGTCTACAATCGGTGCAGATTTGCGGCAAGTGCAAGTTCGTCGCAGGTTGATGGATGGTTCAGCAATTTCTCAAACTATTGACTTGTACGCCACGTTGCAAAATGATGGTTCAATTCCTAGTTTACGCTTACAAGATGGCGATGCACTGATTATACCCCGTCGAGAAGTGGGTACGGAAGATGGTTACGATCGCAATTTAGTCGCGCGTTCATCCTTGGCTGTACCACAGATTCGCGTCCGGGTGCTGAATTATGCTGCTGGTGGTTTGGTGACACAAACTCTGCCTAACGGTAGTACATTTATCGATGCCTTGGGAGGGATAAATCTGGATACTGCTAATGTCCGAGAAATTGCTCTTGTCCGCTTCGATCCGGAACGAGGTAAGGCCGTCACCCAAAAACTTGATGGGAAAAAAGCTTTATCTGGTGATGTCTCGCAAAACGTGCCACTACAAGATAATGATGTTATTGTAGTTGGACGCAACTTAGTGGGTAGGATTACTAATTTCCTCAGTACGATTACGCAACCTTTCTTTAATGTTCGCTCATTTTTAAACTTTTTTGAAAACTTTGGTAGGTAG
- a CDS encoding cyanoexosortase B system-associated protein, which produces MTYLSKLFPEKHLSSIGVLLLLLVLLIVGAVPGYLSGKWQWQEPLPITNLKELKEIRNQGLNLPGWQTVDQVEQPIGEHKWSLQLLKQEGTKNQALLLLLPQNGPKDQPEIEWTDISGWGKARWGKWDIAQSRPAQLTIAGKNGKTQVEATFYRVSTNQETLAVLQWYASPNAGYATPFRWFLADQVAQLHKHRAPWVAVSILIPMEPLGQVETTWPLAQSIGEIVQARLMAGPLKISS; this is translated from the coding sequence ATGACTTACTTATCTAAACTTTTCCCAGAAAAGCATTTATCTTCCATCGGTGTGCTTTTACTATTGCTAGTCTTACTGATAGTAGGAGCTGTTCCTGGGTACTTAAGTGGCAAATGGCAATGGCAAGAACCTCTACCCATTACCAACCTAAAGGAATTAAAAGAAATTCGGAACCAAGGATTAAATTTACCTGGTTGGCAAACTGTTGATCAAGTAGAACAACCCATTGGTGAACATAAATGGTCTTTACAACTCCTGAAACAAGAAGGAACAAAAAATCAGGCGCTACTTTTATTGCTGCCCCAAAATGGCCCCAAAGATCAACCAGAAATTGAGTGGACAGATATTAGTGGTTGGGGAAAAGCTCGCTGGGGAAAATGGGACATAGCACAATCGCGTCCAGCGCAATTAACTATTGCGGGTAAAAATGGCAAAACTCAAGTAGAAGCCACATTTTATCGTGTTTCTACTAATCAAGAGACACTAGCTGTTTTGCAATGGTATGCCTCGCCCAATGCCGGTTATGCCACACCTTTTCGCTGGTTTTTGGCAGATCAAGTGGCACAATTACATAAACATCGCGCTCCGTGGGTAGCAGTGAGTATTCTGATTCCGATGGAGCCTCTAGGCCAGGTGGAAACTACTTGGCCTTTAGCGCAGTCAATTGGTGAAATTGTTCAAGCCAGATTAATGGCAGGGCCTTTAAAAATCAGTTCATGA
- the crtB gene encoding cyanoexosortase B, with the protein MALQQQIKNRSIDQLIGIGIFGVLVLLYAPILWHWLDGWLYKTISTEHEYFSHGIIGIPFAAYLAWGNRKKWQRLANKTHPLGGTLLVLGGIFYLTGVTEWVNLSLPTILAGLCLWFKGLPGLRLHGFSLLLVLLATPTAVPYLIAPYTFPLQSFIAGTAGFILNQVGIVAIVDGINIYVNGRIVEVAPYCAGLKMLFTTIYVSLMLLYWTGTLASRRITIWFLSTGVIISVIANIIRNTLLSYFHGTGQEGAFKWLHDSWGGDLYSALMLLSLVPLLNWMDSYFSVLPDTEPEKDTEVGVSE; encoded by the coding sequence ATGGCACTTCAGCAACAGATTAAAAACCGCAGCATAGACCAACTAATTGGTATAGGTATTTTCGGTGTACTAGTCCTACTTTACGCACCTATTTTATGGCATTGGCTGGACGGCTGGCTTTACAAAACTATCAGCACAGAACACGAATATTTTAGCCACGGAATTATAGGTATCCCCTTTGCTGCTTATCTTGCTTGGGGAAATCGCAAAAAATGGCAACGTCTAGCTAATAAAACTCATCCTCTGGGCGGAACTTTACTTGTTCTGGGGGGAATATTTTATTTGACTGGTGTTACCGAGTGGGTGAATCTCTCCTTACCGACGATCTTAGCAGGATTGTGCTTATGGTTTAAGGGTTTACCTGGGTTGAGATTGCATGGTTTCTCTCTGTTGCTAGTATTATTAGCCACCCCGACAGCTGTACCTTATCTGATTGCACCTTATACGTTTCCCCTGCAAAGCTTCATCGCTGGGACAGCAGGTTTTATACTCAATCAGGTGGGTATAGTAGCGATCGTGGATGGGATAAATATTTATGTCAATGGCAGAATTGTTGAGGTTGCTCCCTACTGTGCTGGGTTGAAGATGTTGTTTACAACTATCTACGTCAGCTTAATGCTGCTTTATTGGACAGGAACCTTAGCCTCACGCCGCATCACTATTTGGTTTTTATCTACCGGTGTGATCATTAGCGTGATTGCTAATATTATTCGCAACACTTTACTCAGCTACTTTCATGGCACTGGCCAAGAAGGGGCTTTTAAATGGCTACATGATAGTTGGGGTGGTGATCTTTACTCTGCTTTGATGCTACTGTCCTTAGTGCCATTGTTAAATTGGATGGATAGTTATTTCTCAGTACTGCCAGACACTGAACCAGAAAAAGATACCGAAGTAGGAGTAAGTGAGTAG
- a CDS encoding DegT/DnrJ/EryC1/StrS family aminotransferase, with protein sequence MTVKIPFVDLALQHQPIQAQIQQAIEKVCNQGDFILGKAVADFESAFAAASGAKYGVGVASGTDAIALGLQACNIGPGDEVILPANTFVATLIGVVQVGAKPILVDCDPQTALIDLQAAAKAVTAQTKAIIPVHLYGQMVSPHQLLDFADTYKVLIFEDAAQAHLAHRDGYQAGSVGTAAAFSFYPSKNLGAFGDGGILLTQDADIASKVARIRNYGSSQKYVHIEMGTNSRLDTLQAAVLLEKLPHLPQWNSDRLSIAQTYDIELAPLASAGIIPMHNQSGDGHVYHLYVIKIDDSCAVERQEIQAQLTTAGIQTGIHYPIPCHLQPAFRDLGYQPGDFPHAEQLAKQILSLPMYPGLNHSQIREVVATIAKAVGNFTEKPTSITRQSKVA encoded by the coding sequence ATGACTGTCAAAATTCCTTTTGTAGACTTAGCATTACAACACCAACCAATTCAAGCTCAAATACAACAGGCAATTGAGAAAGTATGTAACCAGGGAGATTTTATTTTAGGAAAAGCAGTTGCAGACTTCGAGTCAGCATTTGCAGCTGCATCTGGAGCAAAATATGGTGTAGGCGTAGCATCAGGAACAGATGCGATCGCTTTGGGTTTGCAAGCCTGTAATATTGGCCCTGGGGATGAGGTGATTTTACCTGCCAATACTTTTGTGGCCACATTGATTGGTGTCGTGCAAGTAGGGGCTAAACCCATTTTGGTGGATTGTGATCCTCAAACAGCGTTAATTGACTTACAAGCAGCAGCCAAGGCAGTCACAGCCCAGACAAAAGCTATTATCCCCGTCCATTTGTATGGTCAGATGGTATCACCCCACCAGCTACTAGATTTTGCCGATACCTACAAAGTCTTAATTTTTGAAGATGCTGCACAAGCACATTTAGCACACCGCGATGGATATCAAGCTGGTTCTGTGGGAACAGCCGCAGCTTTTAGTTTCTATCCCAGTAAAAATTTAGGGGCATTCGGTGATGGGGGAATACTCCTGACTCAAGATGCTGATATTGCCAGTAAAGTTGCCCGTATCCGTAATTATGGTTCATCTCAGAAGTATGTTCATATCGAGATGGGGACAAATAGCCGTTTGGATACATTACAAGCAGCCGTGTTGCTAGAAAAATTACCACATTTACCACAGTGGAATAGCGATCGCCTCAGCATTGCCCAAACATATGATATAGAATTAGCACCACTGGCATCGGCAGGGATTATTCCCATGCACAACCAAAGTGGAGATGGTCATGTTTACCATCTTTACGTGATTAAAATTGATGATTCATGTGCTGTAGAACGCCAAGAAATTCAAGCACAACTAACAACAGCAGGTATCCAAACGGGCATTCACTACCCAATTCCCTGTCATTTACAACCAGCATTCAGGGATTTGGGTTATCAACCGGGAGATTTTCCCCATGCGGAACAACTAGCCAAACAAATACTATCTTTACCAATGTACCCTGGTTTGAACCATAGCCAAATTAGAGAAGTCGTAGCGACTATCGCCAAGGCAGTTGGTAATTTTACCGAAAAACCTACATCTATTACCAGACAAAGTAAAGTAGCATAG